One window from the genome of Candidatus Schekmanbacteria bacterium encodes:
- the pilM gene encoding type IV pilus assembly protein PilM — MLYISKNLVGIDFGSSSIKAFKLKDTSKGVILEKFAFRPLIADAIVDGAVMDAISVQETLKDLVSEMKIKNLNASTAVSGHSVIVKNITVNTMSKEELRESIYVEAEQYIPFDVEEVYIDFHIVGPDEKDESLMNVLLVAAKKDQVDEYSNILTNCSLKPVLVDIDSFAIENCYELNYEDDPDKIVALVNLGASKINISILRNRVPVFVRDINLGGKNYTEAIQKELQIDYEEAERLKTNIDAGGERADEIKAIIDGVSEEVCQEVIRSMDFFRNTSGLGEVNKIYLSGGCAKIQGIDEFLNNRSQIEVEIMNPFKNVKISKNVDITALSQITPLSAVGIGLAMRKVGDNQ; from the coding sequence ATGCTTTATATTTCTAAAAACCTTGTAGGTATCGATTTTGGCTCGAGCTCCATCAAAGCCTTTAAACTCAAAGATACAAGCAAGGGGGTTATTCTTGAAAAGTTCGCTTTTAGGCCTCTGATTGCAGATGCAATTGTCGATGGTGCCGTGATGGATGCAATTTCTGTGCAGGAGACACTCAAAGACCTTGTCTCCGAAATGAAGATAAAAAATCTCAACGCTTCCACCGCTGTATCAGGACATTCAGTAATTGTTAAGAATATCACAGTAAATACAATGTCCAAAGAAGAGTTGAGAGAATCGATATATGTTGAGGCAGAGCAGTATATTCCCTTTGATGTTGAAGAAGTCTACATCGATTTTCATATTGTAGGTCCTGATGAAAAAGATGAATCATTGATGAATGTTCTGCTTGTTGCCGCAAAGAAAGACCAAGTTGATGAATATTCAAATATCTTGACAAATTGCAGTTTGAAACCGGTCCTTGTTGATATCGATTCATTTGCAATTGAAAACTGTTATGAATTAAATTACGAAGATGACCCTGATAAGATTGTTGCATTGGTGAATCTTGGGGCTTCAAAAATCAACATTAGCATTTTGAGAAATCGTGTCCCTGTTTTTGTAAGAGACATAAATCTTGGCGGAAAGAATTATACAGAAGCAATTCAGAAGGAGCTTCAAATAGATTATGAGGAAGCCGAACGATTGAAAACCAATATTGACGCAGGAGGAGAAAGAGCAGATGAAATCAAAGCAATAATCGATGGTGTTTCCGAAGAAGTCTGTCAGGAGGTTATTCGCTCAATGGATTTTTTCAGGAATACATCAGGGTTAGGGGAGGTTAATAAAATTTACCTTAGCGGCGGTTGTGCAAAGATACAAGGAATTGACGAATTTTTGAATAATCGTTCACAAATTGAAGTTGAAATTATGAATCCCTTCAAAAATGTAAAGATTTCAAAAAATGTTGATATTACTGCTTTAAGCCAGATAACTCCTCTTTCTGCTGTGGGAATAGGCCTTGCAATGAGAAAAGTGGGAGACAACCAATGA